The DNA window GAGCTGGGTGACTGGGTGTCGGCGAGCGTGCCGTTCCCGAACTCGATGGTCGACCGGATCACCCCGGTCACCACCGACGCCGACCGCACCGCGATCGCCGACCGGTTCGGCGTCGAGGACGAGTGGCCGGTGGTCTGCGAGACCTTCACCCAGTGGGTGCTCGAGGACCACTTCTCGCAGGGCCGGCCGCCGTTCGAGGACGTCGGCGTGCAGCTGGTCGCGGACGTCGAGCCGTACGAGCTGATGAAGCTCCGCCTGCTCAATGCCAGCCACCAGGGGCTCTGCTACTTCGGGTACCTCGCCGGGTACCGGCTGGTGCACGACGTCTGCCAGGACCCGCTGTTCGCCCGGTTCCTGCTCGACTACATGGAGCAGGAGGCCTCGCCCACCCTGGCCCCGGTGCCGGGGATCGACCTGGACGCCTACCGGCACCAGCTGATCGCCCGGTTCTCCAACGCCGAGGTGCGGGACACCGTGGCCCGGCTGTGCGCGGAGAGCTCGGACCGGATCCCGAAGTGGCTGGTCCCGGTGATCCGGGAGAACCTGGCCGCCGGCCGGGGTGCCCCGCTGTCCGCCGCGATCGTCGCGTCCTGGGCGCGGTACGCCGAGGGCGTCGACGAGGAGGGGCAGCCGATCACCGTCGTCGACCGGCTGGCCGACCAGCTGACCGCCGTCGCCCGGACCCAGGACGCCGACCCGCTCGCCTTCGTCCGCGACCGCGACCTGTTCGGCGACCTGGTGGACGAGAAGGGCTTCACCGAACCGTACCTCGCGGCAC is part of the Nakamurella alba genome and encodes:
- a CDS encoding mannitol dehydrogenase family protein, which encodes MTALRTSTLGDLTVPVPSYDRSAVTAGIVHFGVGGFHRAHQAMYLDRLMNEGKALDWGICGVGVLPHDKKMADVMAAQDCLYTLVLKDSDGTWEPRVIGSMVEYLFAPDDPEAVIEKMASPEVRIVSMTVTEGGYNFNQVTGEFDPTTPAVAADLVPGAVPQTTFGLVVEALVRRRARGLAPFTVMSCDNIQGNGHMAQKVFSSFARLRDPELGDWVSASVPFPNSMVDRITPVTTDADRTAIADRFGVEDEWPVVCETFTQWVLEDHFSQGRPPFEDVGVQLVADVEPYELMKLRLLNASHQGLCYFGYLAGYRLVHDVCQDPLFARFLLDYMEQEASPTLAPVPGIDLDAYRHQLIARFSNAEVRDTVARLCAESSDRIPKWLVPVIRENLAAGRGAPLSAAIVASWARYAEGVDEEGQPITVVDRLADQLTAVARTQDADPLAFVRDRDLFGDLVDEKGFTEPYLAALASLHDKGSRATLESLVAASTS